In Spodoptera frugiperda isolate SF20-4 chromosome 4, AGI-APGP_CSIRO_Sfru_2.0, whole genome shotgun sequence, a single window of DNA contains:
- the LOC118272873 gene encoding U6 snRNA phosphodiesterase 1, which translates to MSLSYICEEYGSNSEDSDTDTIDHGTNKRPKLPTPDLSKVAVVPSDTHFDDPQLHGGRLRSFPHVRGNWATFVYVNYHHHTEAVFNLLKKIEEVVLTKVDTCHRCDDLHISLSKTFVLKYHLISTFSSSLQKVLSTVESFDIGFAAVKVYCNEDQSRTFVSLDVDPFSHKNLLNVSKKVDDVLTEFQLPTFYEDPSFHMSLLWTNGNKKSELDTIIDTLNDLLLQEIEKDLSTVLIDTINCKSGNKYFQYSLA; encoded by the exons ATGTCATTATCTTACATATGTGAAGAATATGGATCCAATTCAGAAGATAGTGATACTGACACAATAGACCATGGAACCAATAAGAG ACCTAAGCTACCCACACCTGATTTGAGCAAAGTGGCTGTTGTCCCCAGTGATACTCATTTTGATGATCCACAGCTTCATGGGGGCAGGTTGCGGTCATTTCCACATGTGAGAGGAAACTGGGCTACATTTGTTTATGTGAATT ATCATCATCACACAGAAGCTGTTttcaatttgttaaaaaaaattgaggagGTTGTTTTAACTAAAGTGGACACATGCCATCGCTGTGATGATTTACATATAAGTTTGTCAAAAACATTTGTATTAAAGTATCATTTAATATCAACATTCAGTTCATCACTTCAGAAAGTTCTCAGCACTGTTGAAAG TTTTGATATAGGGTTTGCTGCAGTCAAAGTATATTGCAACGAGGACCAGTCAAGAACGTTTGTATCTCTTGATGTAGATCCATTCAGTCATAAAAACTTACTAAATGTGTCAAAAAAGGTGGATGATGTATTGACTGAATTTCAGTTGCCAACATTTTATGAG GATCCATCATTCCATATGAGCCTTTTGTGGACAAATGGGAATAAAAAATCTGAATTAGACACTATTATTGACACATTAAATGATCTTCTGTTGCAGGAGATCGAAAAAGATTTAAGTACAGTGTTAATTGACACAATAAATTGTAAAAGTGGGAACAAGTACTTTCAGTACTCATTGGCATAG
- the LOC118272750 gene encoding tether containing UBX domain for GLUT4 isoform X1, translating to MSKDIIVLTPNGRRQKVHCTPDTIILQVLEDVCQKQGFQPSDYDLKHHNHVLDLTTTIRFSNLPNKAMLEMVEVERKRQESNVTIGLQLEDGERRTADFSPNTSLYDLVISLAPGELNSLEHPTIMYMRQEVVGENALREKTLRQLGLIRGRAILRLLNKQTEAKQANVSAFYRRPVIEHKDTDEKNIVKKAKEQKPDEPPTGSSNMHKLDIDKYHKPDIIEKFKENIQQENKKKETKVTEQESSSGEHVTGTDKEELMDVDVQKSNVSFSSQSREYLERRLKIEDEVTFLGAQKAIAFMQPDSIEEEIEDLPDDFYELTVDEVRRLYHDLQQHRISLENTPLVSSTKQKELEDQASLQKLNAYKNVVVRVQFPDQIILQGIFTPTNTIEDVTEFIKGHLRNPTKEFHIFVTPLKETLDPKMTLLDAKFVPCVHMHFKWIEEDTAKQPYLKDEVYKKKTASDAASILASKYRATARRKPDDAPSTSKKVPSASTSKGNKMPKWFKN from the exons GTATTGGAAGATGTCTGCCAGAAGCAAGGTTTTCAACCTTCAGACTATGATTTAAAGCACCATAATCATGTTTTGGATTTAACTACCActattcgattttcaaatctTCCCAATAAAGCTATGTTAGAAATGGTGGAAGTAGAAAGGAAAAGGCAAGAATCTAACGTCACAATTGGATTACAATTGGAAGATG GTGAAAGAAGAACAGCAGATTTTTCCCCTAACACATCTTTATATGACTTGGTGATATCACTGGCACCAGGAGAACTGAATTCTTTGGAGCACCCTACCATTATGTATATGCGACAAGAAGTTGTTGGTGAAAATGCGCTCCGAGAAAAAACTTTGAGACAGTTAGGCTTAATAAGGGGTAGAGCAATTCTCAGGttgttaaacaaacaaacagaagcAAA acAGGCGAATGTTTCTGCTTTTTACCGCCGGCCAGTTATTGAGCATAAAGATACTGATGAAAAGAATATAGTTAAGAAAGCAAAAGAACAAAAGCCAGATGAGCCACCTACAGGATCCTCGAACATGCATAAGCTCGACATAGATAAGTATCATAAGCCtgatattatagaaaaattTAAGGAAAACAttcaacaagaaaataaaaagaaagaaaccaAAGTAACGGAACAGGAAAGTTCATCAGGAGAACATGTAACAGGTACTGATAAAGAAGAATTGATGGATGTTGATGTACAAAAGAGCAATGTATCATTTTCTTCCCAATCAAGAGAATATTTGGAAAGGCGACTCAAAATTGAAGACGAAGTCACATTT ttaggAGCCCAGAAAGCTATAGCTTTTATGCAACCAGATTCCATTGAAGAGGAAATTGAAGACCTGCCTGATGACTTTTATGAattaactgttgatgaagttcGAAGACTATATCATGATCTACAACAACATCGAATTTCTTTAGAAAACACTCCACTTGTATCTTCTACAAAACAGAAGGAGCTTGAGGACCAG GCATCtctacaaaaactaaatgcGTACAAGAATGTTGTGGTGCGTGTCCAGTTCCCAGACCAAATTATTCTGCAAGGAATTTTTACCCCTACGAACACGATCGAAGATGTTACAGAATTTATAAAAGGTCATTTACGAAATCCAACCAAGGAATTTCACATAT TTGTAACTCCTCTAAAAGAAACACTTGATCCTAAAATGACATTACTGGATGCTAAATTTGTACCTTGTGTGCACATGCATTTCAAGTGGATAGAAGAAGACACGGCTAAACAACCATATCTAAAAGATGaagtttataaaaagaaaactgcTTCTGATGCAGCCAGCATTTTAGCTTCAAAATATAG AGCCACTGCAAGAAGGAAACCAGACGATGCACCCAGCACCTCCAAAAAAGTACCTTCTGCATCGACATCAAAAGGCAATAAAATGCCAAAATGGTTTAAGAActga
- the LOC118272750 gene encoding tether containing UBX domain for GLUT4 isoform X2 has product MLEMVEVERKRQESNVTIGLQLEDGERRTADFSPNTSLYDLVISLAPGELNSLEHPTIMYMRQEVVGENALREKTLRQLGLIRGRAILRLLNKQTEAKQANVSAFYRRPVIEHKDTDEKNIVKKAKEQKPDEPPTGSSNMHKLDIDKYHKPDIIEKFKENIQQENKKKETKVTEQESSSGEHVTGTDKEELMDVDVQKSNVSFSSQSREYLERRLKIEDEVTFLGAQKAIAFMQPDSIEEEIEDLPDDFYELTVDEVRRLYHDLQQHRISLENTPLVSSTKQKELEDQASLQKLNAYKNVVVRVQFPDQIILQGIFTPTNTIEDVTEFIKGHLRNPTKEFHIFVTPLKETLDPKMTLLDAKFVPCVHMHFKWIEEDTAKQPYLKDEVYKKKTASDAASILASKYRATARRKPDDAPSTSKKVPSASTSKGNKMPKWFKN; this is encoded by the exons ATGTTAGAAATGGTGGAAGTAGAAAGGAAAAGGCAAGAATCTAACGTCACAATTGGATTACAATTGGAAGATG GTGAAAGAAGAACAGCAGATTTTTCCCCTAACACATCTTTATATGACTTGGTGATATCACTGGCACCAGGAGAACTGAATTCTTTGGAGCACCCTACCATTATGTATATGCGACAAGAAGTTGTTGGTGAAAATGCGCTCCGAGAAAAAACTTTGAGACAGTTAGGCTTAATAAGGGGTAGAGCAATTCTCAGGttgttaaacaaacaaacagaagcAAA acAGGCGAATGTTTCTGCTTTTTACCGCCGGCCAGTTATTGAGCATAAAGATACTGATGAAAAGAATATAGTTAAGAAAGCAAAAGAACAAAAGCCAGATGAGCCACCTACAGGATCCTCGAACATGCATAAGCTCGACATAGATAAGTATCATAAGCCtgatattatagaaaaattTAAGGAAAACAttcaacaagaaaataaaaagaaagaaaccaAAGTAACGGAACAGGAAAGTTCATCAGGAGAACATGTAACAGGTACTGATAAAGAAGAATTGATGGATGTTGATGTACAAAAGAGCAATGTATCATTTTCTTCCCAATCAAGAGAATATTTGGAAAGGCGACTCAAAATTGAAGACGAAGTCACATTT ttaggAGCCCAGAAAGCTATAGCTTTTATGCAACCAGATTCCATTGAAGAGGAAATTGAAGACCTGCCTGATGACTTTTATGAattaactgttgatgaagttcGAAGACTATATCATGATCTACAACAACATCGAATTTCTTTAGAAAACACTCCACTTGTATCTTCTACAAAACAGAAGGAGCTTGAGGACCAG GCATCtctacaaaaactaaatgcGTACAAGAATGTTGTGGTGCGTGTCCAGTTCCCAGACCAAATTATTCTGCAAGGAATTTTTACCCCTACGAACACGATCGAAGATGTTACAGAATTTATAAAAGGTCATTTACGAAATCCAACCAAGGAATTTCACATAT TTGTAACTCCTCTAAAAGAAACACTTGATCCTAAAATGACATTACTGGATGCTAAATTTGTACCTTGTGTGCACATGCATTTCAAGTGGATAGAAGAAGACACGGCTAAACAACCATATCTAAAAGATGaagtttataaaaagaaaactgcTTCTGATGCAGCCAGCATTTTAGCTTCAAAATATAG AGCCACTGCAAGAAGGAAACCAGACGATGCACCCAGCACCTCCAAAAAAGTACCTTCTGCATCGACATCAAAAGGCAATAAAATGCCAAAATGGTTTAAGAActga
- the LOC118272751 gene encoding zinc finger CCCH domain-containing protein 3, with protein MNNQDNSKNKVYINPNFNRSHPNYGSTNGSMHVNPKFSYFVPSVPCNIQNKNKIYINPNFIKYKSVDSNTYYQSSFNIDKVQPHIQDSYTTYQQQVADKTTKVFEAPVTQSRYSLVRQNLANKSCIEPKIEKPKITFKVNKYKTVSLKDVKKNLDKDKSACYRTSVSNFEANFQMPRSSGTKNVFKIVNYSNISSSKLEKSIIHTDIQKKIYNKSNHVVPSRVKRVIKGNLKKNNIPCPLFRKFGKCLRNARGSCEFLHDKKHVSICRKFIKGICHDKDCLLSHDLTSKKMPTCYFYLQGTCTKTECPYLHVKLNEKAKICSDFVKGYCEKGSTCLQRHVHLPLERNNKTISNLRKKKCTKIKNDRNSSSKLEQNKNNIVPNVDEKTKYINRSKVIQEKGESYSEHRYYEENKGNNDSNETCEIIKPTRCKLGTLPSFIQL; from the coding sequence atGAATAACCAAGACaacagtaaaaataaagtttatattaacCCAAATTTCAATAGGTCTCACCCAAATTATGGTTCCACTAATGGAAGTATGCATGTTAATCCAAAATTTTCCTATTTTGTGCCAAGTGTTCCGTGCAATATtcaaaataagaacaaaatatatataaatcccaatttcataaaatataaaagtgtagATAGTAATACTTACTATCAATCAAGTTTCAACATAGACAAAGTTCAACCTCATATACAAGACTCATACACTACATATCAGCAGCAAGTTGCAgacaaaacaacaaaagtatTTGAGGCTCCTGTGACTCAATCTCGTTATTCCTTAGTTAGACAAAACTTAGCCAATAAATCATGTATAGAGCCAAAAATAGAGAAgcctaaaattacttttaaagtcAACAAGTACAAAACGGTTTCATTGAAGGATGTAAAGAAAAATTTAGACAAAGATAAAAGTGCCTGCTACCGGACCTCTGTATCTAATTTTGAAGCAAATTTTCAGATGCCACGAAGCAGTGGAACAAAGAATGTGTTTAAAATCGTCAATTATAGTAATATTAGTTCTTCAAAACTCGAAAAATCAATTATACATACAGATATTCAGAAGAAGatatataataaatcaaatcatGTGGTCCCATCAAGGGTTAAAAGAGTAATAAAAGGAAatctaaagaaaaataacataccATGTCCATTATTCCGTAAATTTGGAAAATGTTTAAGAAATGCACGTGGCTCCTGTGAATTTCTTCATGATAAGAAACATGTTTCCATTTGCCGGAAATTTATAAAAGGTATTTGTCATGATAAGGACTGCCTTTTGTCTCATGATTTAACAAGTAAGAAAATGCCcacctgttatttttatttacaagggACCTGCACTAAAACAGAGTGCCCTTATTTGcatgttaaattaaatgaaaaggCAAAGATTTGCTCAGATTTTGTAAAGGGATATTGTGAGAAAGGTAGCACGTGTTTACAACGTCATGTGCATTTGCCTTTAGagagaaataataaaaccatttcaaaCTTGAGAAAGAAGAAatgcacaaaaataaaaaatgatcgTAACAGTAGCAGTaaattagaacaaaataaaaataatatagtacCAAATGTCGACGAGAAAACGAAATATATAAACCGCAGCAAAGTAATACAAGAAAAAGGCGAGAGTTACTCTGAACATAGATATTACGAAGAAAATAAAGGCAACAATGATTCTAATGAAACATGTGAAATTATAAAACCCACTAGGTGCAAATTAGGGACATTACCCTCATTTATACAACTATGA